Below is a genomic region from Pleuronectes platessa chromosome 2, fPlePla1.1, whole genome shotgun sequence.
ctctctctctctctctctcctctaggcccagttcctgaacctgctgctgtgcCGCTGTTTCCAGCTGTCGTACCTGGAGAAGCATCCCGACGAGGCTCAGACGGACTCCGAGGGTTCGCTGCCTCGTCGGAACCCGTCACTGCTCAACCACGGCTTCCCTCTCAGTGTCAGCGCCCTGGTGTCCTTCAGGAGAGCCCCCTTCCAAGGGCTGCTGCCGGGCATCAAGGTTAGAACCTGAACGTCCTCTCCGCTCGACAGGACACCACCTGCAGCATGGATACATTTCATTATTCTCTCATTATTTGCTTTTTAATCAAACTTAATTTTGGCTGTTTGGTCAGCAACACACACTTATGGAACCATCCACTACTGAAGTGAACTACTGGAGGAAAATAGATTCCTACATTGCCACTCAGTGGCCACTCTGTTTTAAGAGTATGAGCTGTGGTTGGAGCGGATGACTTCAGAAAGAAGTCTGTGAAAAGCTGCCGTCACATATGAAAGACACATTTATGGATTTATCAAAGTGTCTGTGGGTAACGAGACAAAACCACTAAAGACTGAAactaacaacacaacaagaTAACATGTCCTTTTCCCTCGTCCGTAGACAAGCAGCAAGTCCTTGGATCACGCACCAAGCAGCCCAGACGACGTGttccccacctcctccccctcgctGGTTCGGAAGAAGGCCATGCGCACCAAAGCTCTGTGCGGGGCGTACCGCTCCTTCACGTTCACGCCCCTCAAGCAGCGCCTCGTTCAGGAGCGCCTGAGCGCATCACAAGGTGGGCCCGGTGTTCACAGAGTGCTTTCAAGAGTCAGAGAGTTGATTAGgtaaagaacccccccccccccctcagtgttGGGTGATGGCGACCACTCACCGTCTGTTGTGGTGTCGAGAGGACGTTTTTACCATCCCCACTTTTCGATAGAGGTGACGGATACAATTCTTGTTTCACGTGGgtcatttaacatgtttttaagcTACTCACTGTagattttctctgtttatttgactggtttatttttatgtttatttaacacATTGATACACAAGCTGTGGTTTTATGGATTATATCTTCAAATGTTGCCTTCACCGATTGTCTGGGTTGTATTAAACGTTTTTCTACACAATCGTGGGTTGTGGATTACCTCAACTATTGAAGCCCTGGAGAttaaacaaatccaaattcCAAACGATTTCTTCTCATGCGTGAAACAGAAAAGGCGGAAGACAAGACACCAGCGAGAAGGCCCCGAGCTCCGAGTCTCGCGGAAACGGAGGAAGCACTGGCTCATGCGGTGTGGTGCTGGGCTGGTATCGCCACGTGAGTATGACCTGAGCTTTGACATCACTTCTCTAACAACAGAGGACGTCTATAGaacttgtctttttttctttcccccgaCGTTTCAGTGACAGCAGCTACTCTCTGCTGGCCGACGATGTTCTGGGCTCGTACCTCCTGTGCCCTCATCCCAAAAAACCCAAATGCGGCTCTCTCATCATTCGCTTCCCCTCCGGCCTGATCACCCACCTCATAGAGAACTCTCGTACGGGGAAGTTCCTGCTGGAGGTAACTGTTTCATCCAGGCACGAAGGCAACTAACAAGATAACATGTGCTGAGATTCATAGTGGAAACTAAATCATAAGATGAAGACTGAGAGAAGGAAATGGTTTACTCTCCAGAAACGTATTTTGTATTAGTTATATTATGAATTGCCTTTACCTGTAAAATCAAGTTGGTTTTCTAGGATAGAACATTGATATTTAAAAGATACTAATATTTCCGACAAATGTCTGAAACACTAACCCCTTTCAAATCGAATCCCCCATAAATGTTTTCTTGGgtacatgtattttttatctgTTTGGGGGGGTGTGAAATCTCAAATACCCAAAATTAGAATTTTGTGGAACGCTAGTTGTGACGTGACTTTCATTCTggaatcttttttcttttgttctgtctctgtgtcagaAATGCAGGACTGAGTTCAGCTCCATCGCAGAGCTGATTGAATTCTACACTGAGACCCGGGAGGAGCTGCCGAGCCTCCTGAGCTGTGCCCGAGTGAACCACTGCTACGAGTGGGAGGAGAACACCGGCAAGCAGCCGCCTGTCAAGTTACCCAAGGTCTTCAGCATAGCCAAACTTAAAAGTTCCTCCAGAAAATGGTTCTAAACTCTGTCGACTGCCAAACTGTGAAGATCAAACCTAAGTAacaccttttctttctcttttgcaCAAACTGTAAATCGTCTCTTACTTTTAAAAAATCACATTTTGTGTTGCGGAGAGGATTCACAGACTAAAATGCATCTATTAACAGTGTTGGCACTTATATAGGGTACACTTCATTTCATGGGAGGGTACTGCTCTATCAAAGATGTAAGCATATATTTAATGGTAACTAATTCTATGTCTTTCAGTATATATTTTCAGTATATAAGTGTTTTTACATGTGCCTGCAGGGCGTCAGAGgttatctgtgtttttaatggtgTGATATTGAGAACGCAGATTTTTGCACCTGaagccattttttttaatcttctttcttttttcttgcgtacaaatgtattttatcgTTTCATTGAACTTTAATCTTGCTTACATGCTATTTTTCTCTCAGTTTAGACATTAGACCTGGAGAATATTGCAATTGGTTCTATACAAGGAATTTCCTGGTTTATGAAATCGTTACAGGGACATCAGTCATTTTCTAAATCATTGGCGTATATTAGAGCACTTGTATCGTGGCCATGATATTTTAATGTATtcaatgttttctgtgtttttaatattcgtCAGTCTAATACGTTGTTATGTCTGTTTTACTGGTGATTTTAAGTGGTAAACTGGTATATTTTATCCTGATGTCAGATCATTGGTTTTTCAGCAGAGCATAAACCAAAATGTCATGCTATAAGATTAAGTTTGCATTGGGATGTTGGTTATCATAAAATAATCTGATATTATCTTTCCTGTGTAAGGAGCCATACTACAGTGAAGGTTCTATATTTATTGTAAATCAAATGTACCTTCTTTTCCACTTTACACAGAAAATCCTTTTGTTGAGATTAAATTACACAATTTCCTTACATTTTCAATCCAGTCTTATTTATGACACTTCATGACGAAACCTCACCTGAAAGATGATACTTTTCTGCAGTGAATGGTGTTGCTTGATTTCTATACTCAGATGCATGCACTCAGTTGGGAGTTCATTAAGTACGGGGAATGTCAATAGTCtaaaacaaacatctgcagtAAGTCACTATCGTCATTAAAGGTCAAATGTTTATTATAGAAGTCTGGATTCGCCAAAGAACATACAGTTGAATCCAGAAACATCTTGAACCTGTGGTTTACCGCAAAACTGTTGCTTTAGCTTTAAACTACATTAAGTTTTAACTCTGGTTCTATTCTATTCCACCTGTCTCacccccaaaatgaaaaaccaAGAACACGTCCATCTTCATCGTTGCAACTTTTTGAAAACAAAATCCTTTAGTTTGTATTACTTAATTCTGCTGCATTTCTGTGACTCTCTCGAAGGGATAGTTGAAGTACAGCAGCtctcccttgtgtgtgtgtatatatatatatatatatatatatatatatatatatatatatatagcattaTTTCTACTTTAGTGTTTATAGTATTTCTGCTTTTTTCCTACT
It encodes:
- the sh2d5 gene encoding SH2 domain-containing protein 5 translates to MGEAPVREDGAVTRSAEYVGSFPVDDRCLDDQMEQLHAQLKVLKTCSRRRPVSLKFSIKGVKMYNEDETTLLMAHALRRVSLSTAQPTDAQFAFVSHNPGSTDAQLYCHVFQARHARAAQFLNLLLCRCFQLSYLEKHPDEAQTDSEGSLPRRNPSLLNHGFPLSVSALVSFRRAPFQGLLPGIKTSSKSLDHAPSSPDDVFPTSSPSLVRKKAMRTKALCGAYRSFTFTPLKQRLVQERLSASQEKAEDKTPARRPRAPSLAETEEALAHAVWCWAGIATDSSYSLLADDVLGSYLLCPHPKKPKCGSLIIRFPSGLITHLIENSRTGKFLLEKCRTEFSSIAELIEFYTETREELPSLLSCARVNHCYEWEENTGKQPPVKLPKVFSIAKLKSSSRKWF